CCGTATGACCGACGAGATGATGTACCAGCTGGCCCGCCTGTTGCCGGAGCGTAACCGGGGTGATTACGCCGACCTGACGAAGATGACGACGGAATATTTGGACTTTGTCAGGTAGAATTGAGGGCGGCTTGACCCGGCCAGCTGCAAGGGTGGGCTTTGTACCTGGTTGGATGGCCCAGACTGGTGGATTGTTTGCTGCAAGGAGACTGCCTCGTGACAGTGATACACGGTTTCGAACTGGTTGAAGAACGCCACATCCCTGAGATCAACACTCGCGCACGGCGCTTCCGCCACCTCCGCACCGGGGCGGAGCTGCTTTCCCTGGAGAATGACGACGAGAACAAGGTCTTTGGCGTGACCTTCAAAACGCCACCTGCCGATTCGACCGGCCTGCCGCATATCATGGAGCATTCCGTGCTGGGCGGCTCCCGCAAGTACCCGGTCAAGGAACCGTTTGTGGAGCTGCTCAAAAGCTCGCTCAACACCTTCCTCAATGCCATGACCTACCCGGATATGACCTGCTATCCGGTCGCCAGCACCAACCTTAAGGACTTCTACAACCTGATCGATGTCTACTTGGACGCGGTCTTCTACCCCCGCATCAGCCAGAAGACGCTCCAGCAGGAGGGCTGGCATTATGAGCTGGCAGCGCCGAATGGCTCACTGACCTACAAAGGCATTGTCTTTAACGAGATGAAGGGCGTGTACTCCTCGCCAGATAACCTGCTGGGTCGCTACACCGAACGGCACATCCTGCCGGATGGACCGTATGGTTTCGATTCAGGCGGCGATCCGGCGGTCATCCCTGACCTGACCTATGAACAGTTCCGGGCCTTTCACCAGACGTACTACCACCCCTCCAATGCCCGCTTCTGGTTCTACGGGGATGACAACCCGGAGGAGCGCCTGCGTCTGATTGACGCCTATCTTGCCGGTTTCGAACGCATCGAGGTTGACGCGCAGGTTCCGCTCCAGCCGCGCTTTCCCGCCCCGCGTCGCGCCACGGTCGGCTACGACGCCGGGGAAGAAGCCGGGGAACGGCGCGGCATGGTTACGGTGAGCTGGTTGCTGACGGAAACCACCGATGTCGAGCAGGGGCTGGCCCTAGATATCCTGTCGCATATCCTGGTGGGCACACCGGCCTCTCCGCTGCGCAAAGCCCTGATCGATTCTGGGCTGGGCGAGGACCTGGCCGATAGCGGCGTCAGCCCCTTCCAGCGTGAGATGTACTTCTCCACCGGCCTCAAGGGGATCAACCCGGCTGACGTGGAGAAGGTCGAGACCCTGATCATGGACACGCTGGCCGCGCTGGCCCGCGACGGCATCGACCCGGAGATGGTCGAGGCCGCCATGAATACGATCGAATTCGAGTTGCGGGAGAAGAACACCGGTCGCTACCCGCGCGGGTTGGCGCTGATGCTGGCCGCCCTGCCCGTCTGGCTGCACGGCGGCGATCCGCTGGCGGCGCTTGCTTTTGAGGGGCCGCTGGAGCGGATCAAGGCGGGTGTTGCCGCCGGGCGCTATTTTGAGAATCTGATCGCCCGCTATCTGTTGGATAACCCGCACCGCTCGACTGTTGCCCTGGTGCCTGATCCAAACATCCGCGCCGAGCGCGAAGCGGCGGAACAGGCCCGCCTGGCCGCGGCCCGCGCCGCCATGAGCGAAACCGACCTC
This is a stretch of genomic DNA from Anaerolineae bacterium. It encodes these proteins:
- a CDS encoding peptidase M16, translated to MTVIHGFELVEERHIPEINTRARRFRHLRTGAELLSLENDDENKVFGVTFKTPPADSTGLPHIMEHSVLGGSRKYPVKEPFVELLKSSLNTFLNAMTYPDMTCYPVASTNLKDFYNLIDVYLDAVFYPRISQKTLQQEGWHYELAAPNGSLTYKGIVFNEMKGVYSSPDNLLGRYTERHILPDGPYGFDSGGDPAVIPDLTYEQFRAFHQTYYHPSNARFWFYGDDNPEERLRLIDAYLAGFERIEVDAQVPLQPRFPAPRRATVGYDAGEEAGERRGMVTVSWLLTETTDVEQGLALDILSHILVGTPASPLRKALIDSGLGEDLADSGVSPFQREMYFSTGLKGINPADVEKVETLIMDTLAALARDGIDPEMVEAAMNTIEFELREKNTGRYPRGLALMLAALPVWLHGGDPLAALAFEGPLERIKAGVAAGRYFENLIARYLLDNPHRSTVALVPDPNIRAEREAAEQARLAAARAAMSETDLQAVIADAEELRRIQETPDPPEALATIPTLTLADLDREIRRIPVEHLAVGNSRLLYHDLFTNGIVYLDLGFDLHTLPQDLLPYVPLFGRALLEMGTETEDFVKLSQRIGRKTGGIGPTTLIAPVRGGGDTATAWLFLRGKAMAAQAPDLLDILRDVLLTVKLDNPTRFRQMVLEEKTGAESGLVPGGHMVVLSRLRARFGEAHWASEQTGGVSQLFFLRQLIQEIDTDWPGVLAKLEAIRRILINRERLIANVTLDAANWARFQPQLEGFINTLPAASTAPVSWSRPAAFSDEGLTIPAQVNYVAKGANLYELGYRLHGSYIPIVNYLNMTWLWERVRAQGGAYGGFCGFDQVSGVFAFTSYRDPNLLGTLANYDGAADYLRQLELSQEELTRAIIGAIGQIDEYLLPDAKGFRSLQYFLTGYTDEMRQQIRDEVLSTTAADFRAFGEALAGIRERGAVVVMGSAEAISKANAERGQFLQVTKVL